One genomic segment of Streptomyces sp. RerS4 includes these proteins:
- a CDS encoding SsgA family sporulation/cell division regulator — MATTEHRVLSLRLEVAPLTVPLQGAFVYRTDRPYELAVDFRGAGRHLARWVFSRDLLIDGQTTPAGEGDIQVWPMREGTEPRVFLAFSNGAQSCVVSARAKDVRALCRRMTELVPRGQERRHYDLDAQLSALLAY; from the coding sequence ATGGCCACCACCGAACACCGCGTCCTGTCCCTGCGGCTGGAGGTCGCCCCGCTGACCGTCCCCCTCCAGGGCGCCTTCGTGTACCGCACGGACCGGCCCTACGAGCTGGCCGTCGACTTCCGGGGCGCCGGCAGGCACCTGGCCCGCTGGGTCTTCTCCCGGGACCTGCTGATCGACGGGCAGACCACCCCCGCCGGCGAGGGCGACATACAGGTCTGGCCGATGCGCGAGGGGACCGAGCCCCGGGTGTTCCTGGCCTTCAGCAACGGCGCGCAGAGCTGCGTGGTGTCCGCCCGCGCCAAGGACGTACGGGCCCTGTGCCGCCGCATGACGGAGCTGGTGCCGCGCGGCCAGGAGCGCCGCCACTACGACCTGGACGCACAGCTGAGCGCGCTGCTGGCGTACTGA
- a CDS encoding L-serine ammonia-lyase, producing the protein MAISVFDLFSIGIGPSSSHTVGPMRAARMFVMRLKKDGVLAQTASVRAELFGSLGATGHGHGTPKAVLLGLEGHSPRTVDVETADDEVERIRKSGRLRLLGTEIGDVHEIAFDEPNQLILHRRRSLPYHANGMTLFAYDASGAPLLEKTYYSVGGGFVVDEDAVGEDRIKLDDTVLKYPFRSGDEMLRLANETGLSISSLMLENEKAWRTEEEIREGLLEIWRVMQSCVARGMSREGILPGGLRVKRRAASTARQLRTEGDPMMHRSEWTTIYAMAVNEENAAGGRVVTAPTNGAAGVLPAVLHYYMNFVPGADEDGVVRFLLAAGAIGMLFKENASISGAEVGCQGEVGSACSMAAGALAEVLGGTPEQVENAAEIGMEHNLGLTCDPVGGLVQIPCIERNGMAAVKAVTAAKMAMRGDGSHKVSLDKVIKTMKETGADMKVKYKETARGGLAVNVIEC; encoded by the coding sequence GTGGCCATCTCCGTTTTCGATCTCTTCTCGATCGGCATCGGTCCGTCCAGCTCGCACACCGTCGGCCCGATGCGGGCGGCGCGCATGTTCGTGATGCGGCTGAAGAAGGACGGCGTCCTCGCCCAGACCGCCTCGGTGCGCGCGGAGCTCTTCGGCTCCCTCGGCGCGACCGGTCACGGCCACGGCACCCCCAAGGCGGTCCTGCTGGGCCTGGAGGGCCACTCCCCGCGCACCGTCGACGTGGAGACCGCCGACGACGAGGTGGAGCGGATCCGCAAGAGCGGGCGCCTGCGGCTGCTGGGCACGGAGATAGGCGATGTCCACGAGATCGCCTTCGACGAGCCGAACCAGCTGATCCTGCACCGCCGCCGCTCGCTGCCGTACCACGCGAACGGCATGACCCTCTTCGCCTACGACGCCTCCGGCGCCCCGCTGCTGGAGAAGACCTACTACTCGGTCGGCGGCGGCTTCGTCGTCGACGAGGACGCGGTCGGCGAGGACCGGATCAAGCTCGACGACACCGTGCTGAAGTACCCCTTCCGCTCCGGCGACGAGATGCTGCGCCTCGCCAACGAGACCGGCCTGTCGATCTCCTCCCTGATGCTGGAGAACGAGAAGGCCTGGCGCACGGAGGAGGAGATCCGCGAGGGCCTCCTGGAGATCTGGCGCGTCATGCAGTCCTGCGTCGCGCGCGGCATGTCCCGCGAGGGCATCCTCCCGGGCGGCCTGCGCGTCAAGCGCCGCGCCGCCTCCACGGCGCGCCAGCTGCGCACCGAGGGCGACCCGATGATGCACCGCAGCGAGTGGACGACGATCTACGCGATGGCGGTCAACGAGGAGAACGCGGCGGGCGGGCGCGTCGTGACCGCCCCGACCAACGGCGCGGCGGGCGTCCTGCCGGCGGTCCTGCACTACTACATGAACTTCGTGCCGGGCGCCGACGAGGACGGCGTGGTCCGCTTCCTCCTCGCCGCCGGCGCGATCGGCATGCTCTTCAAGGAGAACGCCTCCATCTCCGGCGCCGAGGTCGGCTGCCAGGGCGAGGTGGGCTCCGCCTGCTCGATGGCGGCGGGCGCCCTCGCCGAGGTCCTGGGCGGCACCCCGGAGCAGGTCGAGAACGCGGCCGAGATCGGCATGGAGCACAACCTCGGTCTGACCTGCGACCCGGTCGGCGGCCTCGTGCAGATCCCCTGCATCGAGCGCAACGGCATGGCGGCGGTCAAGGCGGTCACCGCCGCGAAGATGGCGATGCGCGGCGACGGCAGCCACAAGGTCTCCCTCGACAAGGTCATCAAGACCATGAAGGAGACCGGCGCGGACATGAAGGTCAAGTACAAGGAGACCGCGCGCGGCGGCCTCGCGGTCAACGTCATCGAGTGCTGA
- the glyA gene encoding serine hydroxymethyltransferase: protein MSVLNTPLHELDPDVAAAVDAELVRQQSTLEMIASENFAPVAVMEAQGSVLTNKYAEGYPGRRYYGGCEHVDVVEQIAIDRIKALFGAEAANVQPHSGAQANAAAMFALLKPGDTIMGLNLAHGGHLTHGMKINFSGKLYNVVPYHVDESGQVDMAEVERLAKESKPQLIVAGWSAYPRQLDFAAFRRIADEVGAYLMVDMAHFAGLVAAGLHPNPVPHAHVVTTTTHKTLGGPRGGVILSTQELAKKINSAVFPGQQGGPLEHVIAAKAVSFKVAASEEFKERQVRTLEGAKIIAERLVQPDVTEVGVSVLSGGTDVHLVLVDLRNSELDGQQAEDRLHEIGITVNRNAIPNDPRPPMVTSGLRIGTPALATRGFGAEDFTEVAEIIAQALKPSYDSEDLKARVSALAAKHPLYPSL from the coding sequence ATGTCCGTACTGAACACCCCTCTCCACGAACTCGACCCGGACGTCGCCGCCGCCGTCGACGCCGAGCTCGTGCGCCAGCAGTCGACCCTGGAAATGATCGCCTCGGAGAACTTCGCTCCGGTCGCCGTCATGGAGGCCCAGGGCTCGGTCCTGACCAACAAGTACGCCGAGGGCTACCCCGGCCGCCGCTACTACGGCGGCTGCGAGCACGTCGACGTGGTCGAGCAGATCGCGATCGACCGCATCAAGGCGCTGTTCGGCGCCGAGGCCGCGAACGTCCAGCCGCACTCCGGTGCGCAGGCCAACGCCGCCGCGATGTTCGCGCTGCTGAAGCCGGGCGACACGATCATGGGCCTGAACCTGGCCCACGGCGGTCACCTGACCCACGGCATGAAGATCAACTTCTCCGGCAAGCTCTACAACGTGGTCCCGTACCACGTCGACGAGTCGGGCCAGGTCGACATGGCCGAGGTCGAGCGCCTCGCCAAGGAGTCCAAGCCGCAGCTGATCGTCGCCGGCTGGTCCGCCTACCCGCGTCAGCTGGACTTCGCCGCCTTCCGCCGCATCGCGGACGAGGTCGGCGCGTACCTGATGGTCGACATGGCGCACTTCGCGGGTCTGGTCGCCGCCGGTCTGCACCCGAACCCGGTGCCGCACGCCCACGTCGTGACCACCACCACGCACAAGACCCTCGGCGGTCCGCGTGGCGGCGTCATCCTGTCCACGCAGGAGCTGGCCAAGAAGATCAACTCCGCGGTCTTCCCCGGTCAGCAGGGCGGCCCGCTGGAGCACGTGATCGCGGCCAAGGCGGTCTCCTTCAAGGTCGCGGCCTCGGAGGAGTTCAAGGAGCGCCAGGTGCGCACCCTGGAGGGTGCGAAGATCATCGCCGAGCGCCTGGTGCAGCCGGACGTCACCGAGGTCGGCGTCTCCGTCCTGTCCGGCGGTACGGACGTCCACCTGGTCCTGGTCGACCTGCGCAACTCCGAGCTGGACGGTCAGCAGGCCGAGGACCGCCTGCACGAGATCGGCATCACGGTCAACCGCAACGCCATCCCGAACGACCCCCGCCCGCCGATGGTCACCTCGGGCCTGCGGATCGGCACGCCGGCCCTGGCCACGCGCGGTTTCGGCGCCGAGGACTTCACCGAGGTCGCCGAGATCATCGCCCAGGCCCTGAAGCCGTCGTACGACAGCGAGGACCTCAAGGCCCGCGTCTCGGCACTCGCCGCGAAGCACCCGCTGTACCCGTCGCTCTAG
- the gcvH gene encoding glycine cleavage system protein GcvH has product MSNPQQLRFSKEHEWLSAAENGVATVGITEFAATALGDVVYAQLPQVGDTVTAGETCGELESTKSVSDLYSPVTGEVVEFNQDVVDDPALVNTAPFEGGWLFKVRVTDEPDDLLSADEYAKLTAGN; this is encoded by the coding sequence ATGAGCAACCCCCAGCAGCTGCGTTTCAGCAAGGAGCACGAGTGGCTGTCGGCCGCCGAGAACGGCGTCGCGACGGTCGGCATCACGGAGTTCGCGGCCACCGCGCTCGGTGACGTCGTCTACGCCCAGCTCCCCCAGGTCGGCGACACGGTGACCGCGGGCGAGACCTGCGGCGAGCTGGAGTCGACCAAGTCGGTCAGCGACCTGTACTCCCCCGTCACCGGTGAGGTCGTCGAGTTCAACCAGGACGTCGTGGACGACCCGGCCCTGGTGAACACCGCCCCGTTCGAGGGTGGTTGGTTGTTCAAGGTGCGCGTCACGGACGAGCCGGACGACCTGCTCTCCGCCGACGAGTACGCCAAGCTCACCGCCGGTAACTGA